A window of the Deltaproteobacteria bacterium genome harbors these coding sequences:
- a CDS encoding ATP-binding cassette domain-containing protein: MNQPAPLCETLELFTHFPIKRGVLARTVGQVKAVDGVSISVGRGETLGLVGESGCGKTTLGRTILGLERATGGKILFDGTELPSGGARPAALRLKMQMIFQDPYSSLNPRMTVMETVTEGLAAHGLLKTGREEKARELLNEVGLDERSLWRYPHEFSGGQRQRIAVARALSLSPELLVCDEAVSALDVSVRAQVIRLLTDLREKFDLSYIFISHDLSVVAHIAHRVAVMYLGKIVETGPARSVLTKPLHPYTQALCSAVPRPGRDRVNRIILTGEPPSAAAPPPGCRFHPRCPKAVDVCRTKEPASVAVDGRTVNCVLYG; this comes from the coding sequence GTGAACCAACCAGCGCCCCTGTGCGAAACCCTGGAGCTTTTCACGCATTTTCCCATAAAGCGGGGGGTGCTGGCCCGCACCGTGGGGCAGGTAAAGGCCGTGGACGGGGTGAGCATATCCGTGGGCCGGGGTGAAACCCTTGGGCTTGTGGGTGAGTCCGGCTGCGGCAAGACCACGCTGGGGCGCACCATCCTGGGCCTTGAAAGGGCCACGGGCGGAAAAATTCTCTTCGACGGGACGGAACTGCCATCGGGCGGGGCGCGCCCGGCGGCGCTCCGGCTCAAAATGCAGATGATCTTCCAGGACCCTTACTCAAGCCTTAACCCCCGCATGACGGTGATGGAGACGGTGACCGAGGGTTTGGCTGCTCACGGCCTCCTGAAAACCGGCAGGGAAGAGAAGGCAAGGGAGCTTTTGAACGAGGTGGGCCTGGACGAGCGAAGCCTTTGGCGCTACCCCCACGAGTTTTCGGGCGGCCAGCGCCAGCGCATCGCGGTTGCCCGCGCCTTGAGTTTATCCCCGGAACTCTTGGTGTGCGACGAGGCGGTGAGCGCCCTGGACGTTTCCGTGCGGGCCCAGGTGATAAGGCTTCTGACGGACTTGCGGGAAAAATTCGATCTTTCCTACATCTTCATTTCCCACGATCTTTCGGTGGTGGCCCACATCGCCCACCGGGTTGCCGTGATGTACCTCGGAAAGATCGTCGAGACGGGACCCGCCAGGAGCGTCCTTACCAAGCCCCTCCACCCCTACACCCAGGCCCTGTGCTCGGCTGTTCCAAGGCCGGGAAGGGACCGGGTGAACCGCATAATCCTGACAGGCGAGCCGCCCTCGGCGGCGGCCCCCCCGCCCGGATGCAGGTTCCATCCCCGCTGCCCGAAAGCCGTGGACGTCTGCCGCACGAAAGAGCCCGCATCGGTGGCCGTGGACGGCAGAACGGTCAACTGCGTGTTGTACGGGTGA
- a CDS encoding phosphoribosylformylglycinamidine synthase subunit PurQ codes for MKAKPIVFVLTGFGLNCDRETAHAVELAGGEAKRVHINDLVSGAEKLSDCKMMVFVGGFSWGDDHGAGVLQAARMKSRVNDQLAEFVAGGGLVLGICNGFQCLVNLGLLPGLDHDYAARKVALINNDCGNFRDDWVNLSVNPKSPCVFTKGLSRLEMPVRHGEGKFYAEEKIMKRIIKENLAAVFYCDEGGNPANGRFPQNPNGSLNDIAGICDPTGRIFGLMPHPEAYFTPAQHPLFTRRRERAFRTEAPAINPPLGTVIFENAMKSMS; via the coding sequence ATGAAGGCGAAACCGATAGTTTTTGTGCTTACGGGCTTTGGCCTGAACTGCGACCGCGAAACCGCACACGCCGTGGAACTTGCGGGCGGCGAGGCCAAAAGGGTCCACATAAACGACCTGGTGTCGGGCGCGGAAAAGCTCTCAGACTGCAAGATGATGGTCTTCGTGGGCGGCTTTTCCTGGGGGGACGACCACGGAGCGGGAGTCCTCCAGGCGGCCCGCATGAAAAGCCGGGTGAACGACCAGCTTGCGGAGTTCGTGGCGGGCGGAGGGCTTGTGCTTGGAATCTGCAACGGCTTCCAGTGCCTCGTGAACTTAGGCCTTCTTCCGGGCCTTGACCACGACTACGCGGCCCGTAAGGTGGCCCTTATAAACAACGACTGCGGTAACTTCCGTGACGACTGGGTGAACCTTTCGGTCAACCCGAAAAGCCCCTGCGTGTTCACAAAGGGGCTTTCGCGGCTCGAAATGCCCGTGCGCCACGGCGAGGGGAAATTTTACGCCGAAGAAAAGATAATGAAGCGCATCATTAAGGAAAACCTCGCGGCGGTCTTCTACTGCGACGAAGGCGGGAATCCTGCGAATGGGCGCTTTCCCCAAAATCCCAACGGGTCACTTAACGACATAGCGGGCATCTGCGACCCCACGGGGCGGATCTTCGGGCTCATGCCCCACCCTGAAGCCTACTTCACCCCGGCCCAGCACCCGCTTTTCACCCGCCGCCGGGAAAGGGCCTTCCGCACCGAAGCCCCGGCGATCAACCCGCCGCTTGGAACGGTGATTTTCGAGAACGCAATGAAGTCGATGTCGTAA
- a CDS encoding transposase: protein MNETKREVERRRLIEETLDESYGECLLKRQEIARIVESALFYFNGERYFLHSWVVMPNHVHVLVTPMGINIMSAIVHSWKSFTAKEANRLLGRKGVFWQEEYFDRVIRNETHFRAVVEYIEYNPVRAGLCALITDWKFGSFLGARASRPL from the coding sequence ATGAACGAAACCAAGCGTGAAGTCGAGCGCAGAAGGTTGATTGAAGAAACATTAGACGAAAGCTACGGCGAGTGCTTGCTTAAAAGGCAGGAAATTGCAAGGATTGTCGAAAGCGCTTTGTTTTACTTTAATGGTGAGCGCTATTTTCTTCATTCCTGGGTTGTAATGCCGAATCATGTTCATGTTCTTGTAACACCGATGGGCATAAATATTATGTCAGCTATTGTGCATTCCTGGAAATCATTTACAGCCAAGGAAGCTAACCGGTTGTTGGGGCGCAAGGGTGTATTTTGGCAAGAGGAGTATTTCGATAGGGTTATCCGCAACGAAACACATTTTCGTGCAGTTGTGGAATATATCGAATACAACCCAGTTAGAGCTGGGCTTTGTGCTTTAATAACTGATTGGAAATTCGGAAGTTTCCTGGGAGCGCGGGCGTCTCGCCCGCTTTAA
- a CDS encoding ABC transporter ATP-binding protein yields MTGPVLSITDLSVVFPTEEGLLTAVAGASLKVNRNEVLGLVGESGCGKSVTALSAVRLLPRPGRINGGQIHFSGRDMLALSENELMAVRGKDITMIFQDPMTALSPLVSVGAQMAECFLLHEKISKKDAIQKCIPWLSRMGLPEPVRILESFPYALSGGQQQRIMIAMALMMEPSLVIADEPTTALDATVSAQIFDLLRRMRGENSSVLLITHDLGVVWELCDRVIVMYAGKIVEEARVNELFARPLHPYTEGLLRSVPVLGENEGELFSIEGQVPSPLSMPVGCRFSDRCHLAFDRCRTEEPELLPVGGGGWKAACFLAAERLSK; encoded by the coding sequence ATGACCGGGCCGGTTCTTTCCATAACGGACCTTTCCGTGGTCTTTCCCACCGAGGAGGGGCTTCTTACAGCCGTCGCCGGGGCGAGCCTGAAAGTGAACCGGAACGAGGTTCTGGGCCTTGTGGGGGAGTCCGGCTGCGGAAAAAGCGTCACGGCGCTTTCCGCCGTGCGGCTCCTGCCCCGCCCGGGGCGTATAAACGGCGGCCAAATCCATTTTTCGGGCCGGGACATGCTGGCTCTTTCGGAAAATGAACTGATGGCGGTTCGCGGAAAAGACATCACCATGATCTTCCAGGACCCCATGACCGCCCTCTCGCCCCTGGTCAGCGTGGGCGCTCAGATGGCCGAGTGTTTTCTTCTGCACGAGAAAATATCCAAAAAAGACGCTATCCAAAAATGCATCCCGTGGCTTTCCCGCATGGGCCTTCCCGAACCCGTCCGAATCCTGGAAAGTTTCCCCTACGCCCTTTCCGGCGGCCAGCAGCAGCGCATAATGATAGCCATGGCGCTAATGATGGAGCCCTCCCTGGTCATCGCCGACGAGCCCACCACTGCCCTGGACGCCACGGTTTCGGCCCAGATATTCGATCTTCTGCGAAGAATGCGCGGGGAAAATTCCTCGGTGCTTCTCATCACCCACGACCTTGGGGTGGTGTGGGAGCTTTGCGACCGGGTGATCGTGATGTACGCCGGGAAAATCGTGGAGGAAGCGCGGGTAAACGAGCTTTTCGCCCGGCCCCTTCACCCTTACACCGAAGGGCTTCTGCGCTCGGTGCCGGTTCTGGGGGAGAATGAGGGTGAGCTTTTTTCCATAGAAGGCCAGGTGCCCTCGCCCCTTTCGATGCCCGTGGGCTGCCGTTTTTCCGATCGCTGTCATCTGGCTTTCGACAGGTGCAGGACCGAGGAACCGGAGCTTTTGCCGGTGGGCGGCGGAGGGTGGAAGGCGGCCTGCTTTCTGGCCGCAGAAAGGCTTTCAAAGTGA
- a CDS encoding ADP-ribosylglycohydrolase family protein: protein MSDKTKAMVWASFAADSLALPAHWIYDTEVISERFGRPDTLKAPWPDSYHAGKQEGMFTHYGDQALWLLESVAMKKGFDLYHFARTWKKGFSRYDGYLDRATKITLENFARGLGPEKSGSPSTDLAGAARIAPIIYHHAGEPARCIAHCRAQTSMTHSSPAITGCAEFFASAVLKVLSNKKPTEALLSAKAALPAELVPLLESGLASADEDTISAIGRFGLSCDVAGAFPAVIHLVAKYQSDPVEGLVQNVTAGGDSAARGMVAGMFFGAFNGMDAVKPNWMSRMKAAPWMATLLDLGLG from the coding sequence ATGAGCGACAAGACCAAGGCAATGGTTTGGGCCTCCTTTGCGGCGGACAGCCTCGCGCTGCCAGCCCACTGGATTTACGACACCGAGGTGATCTCCGAAAGGTTCGGCAGGCCCGACACCTTGAAGGCCCCCTGGCCGGATTCCTACCACGCCGGAAAGCAGGAGGGCATGTTCACCCATTACGGGGATCAGGCCCTCTGGCTCCTGGAATCCGTGGCCATGAAAAAGGGCTTCGATCTTTACCACTTCGCCCGCACGTGGAAGAAGGGCTTCTCCCGCTACGACGGCTACCTTGACCGGGCCACCAAAATCACCCTCGAAAACTTCGCCAGGGGGCTTGGGCCTGAAAAATCGGGCTCCCCTTCAACGGACCTGGCCGGGGCCGCGCGCATCGCTCCCATAATATACCACCACGCAGGCGAACCCGCCAGATGCATCGCCCATTGCCGGGCCCAGACCTCCATGACCCACTCAAGCCCCGCCATCACCGGCTGCGCGGAATTTTTCGCAAGCGCGGTCCTTAAGGTGCTTTCGAACAAAAAGCCCACCGAGGCCCTTTTGTCGGCAAAAGCCGCCCTGCCTGCCGAACTCGTCCCTCTGCTGGAAAGCGGACTTGCTTCGGCGGACGAGGACACCATATCCGCCATAGGCCGTTTCGGCCTGAGCTGCGACGTGGCCGGAGCATTTCCGGCGGTGATCCATCTTGTGGCGAAGTACCAGTCAGACCCTGTGGAGGGCCTTGTTCAGAACGTGACGGCAGGTGGGGACAGCGCGGCGCGGGGCATGGTTGCGGGCATGTTTTTCGGCGCTTTTAACGGAATGGACGCAGTGAAGCCCAACTGGATGAGCCGCATGAAGGCGGCTCCCTGGATGGCCACGCTGCTTGACCTGGGCTTGGGGTGA
- a CDS encoding radical SAM protein, producing MIEKPNPLSSCRVCPRNCGVDRTKGEAGFCGLDDKIHVSWAGLHFGEEPCLTGTGGVGNFFFTSCNLACLYCQNFQISHERAPDHLTSPADFARVALELEAEGAHFIGLVSPSHQVPQIREALIEAREQGLKIPYVYNSSGYDSVESLKSLDGLISVYLPDLKYADDAVALRLSKAENYVETARNAIMEMHRQAGDIRLDPATGLALGGLWVRHLVLPGGLAGTWESLCFLAFEVSRKIGVSMMSQYDPLFRAGRYPEINRRITAAEYDAALDMARSLGFAEILSQDLKESPENAVPDFSDEIVPFKTF from the coding sequence ATGATCGAAAAACCAAACCCGCTTTCGTCCTGCCGGGTCTGCCCAAGAAACTGCGGAGTGGACCGCACCAAAGGCGAGGCGGGGTTCTGCGGGCTGGATGATAAAATCCACGTTTCCTGGGCCGGGCTTCACTTCGGGGAGGAGCCCTGCCTTACCGGAACGGGCGGGGTGGGCAACTTTTTTTTCACCTCCTGCAACCTGGCCTGCCTATATTGCCAGAATTTTCAGATAAGCCATGAGCGAGCGCCGGACCACCTCACAAGCCCTGCGGATTTTGCCAGGGTCGCCCTGGAACTGGAGGCCGAAGGGGCGCATTTCATAGGGCTGGTGTCGCCCTCCCACCAGGTCCCCCAGATAAGGGAGGCGCTCATCGAAGCGCGGGAACAGGGTCTTAAAATCCCCTACGTCTATAATTCGTCGGGCTACGATTCCGTTGAATCTTTGAAAAGCCTGGACGGGCTCATTTCCGTCTATCTGCCCGATCTCAAATACGCGGACGACGCGGTGGCCCTTCGCCTTTCAAAGGCGGAAAACTACGTCGAGACCGCCCGGAACGCCATTATGGAGATGCACCGGCAGGCGGGCGACATCAGGCTTGATCCTGCCACCGGGCTGGCCCTCGGCGGGCTTTGGGTGCGCCATCTTGTGCTTCCGGGCGGCCTTGCCGGAACCTGGGAGAGCCTTTGCTTTCTGGCCTTTGAGGTCTCGCGGAAAATAGGCGTATCCATGATGAGCCAGTACGATCCGCTTTTCCGGGCCGGGCGGTATCCCGAAATAAACCGCAGGATAACCGCCGCAGAGTATGACGCAGCCCTCGACATGGCCCGCAGCCTTGGCTTTGCCGAGATTCTTTCCCAGGATTTAAAGGAAAGCCCGGAAAACGCCGTGCCCGATTTTTCCGACGAAATCGTCCCCTTCAAGACCTTCTGA
- a CDS encoding DUF167 domain-containing protein — MAEKIQIRETPDGFSFKVRAVPRSSKNQVCGAQGEALKIKITAPPVEGAANQAICEFAAKLLDVAKSRVSVASGASSKDKTLFVEEPDPASRKALMEKIAGFAAG; from the coding sequence ATGGCGGAAAAAATCCAAATACGCGAAACGCCGGACGGTTTTTCCTTCAAGGTGAGGGCAGTGCCACGTTCGTCCAAAAACCAGGTCTGCGGGGCTCAGGGCGAGGCCCTCAAGATCAAGATCACCGCCCCGCCCGTGGAGGGGGCCGCCAACCAGGCAATCTGCGAGTTTGCGGCGAAACTTCTGGATGTGGCCAAAAGCCGCGTGAGCGTGGCCTCCGGGGCCTCATCGAAAGACAAGACCCTGTTCGTAGAGGAGCCCGACCCGGCCTCAAGAAAAGCGCTGATGGAAAAAATCGCCGGTTTTGCGGCGGGTTGA
- the nth gene encoding endonuclease III, which translates to MPPKTKKQTSFILKELLRSYPDVHTQLRHENPFQLLCATILSAQCTDKQVNAVTPALFARFKRPQDFADADILEIEEFIRPTGFFHSKAKKLKDCAEKLIAVHGGVVPNDMEALLALPGVGRKTANVVDTHVKRISFRLGLTENTDPEKIEYDLMEALPKKTWIDFSLWLIYHGRAVCTARKPKCPDCTLKFACPKNGVENA; encoded by the coding sequence ATGCCCCCGAAAACCAAAAAACAGACATCCTTCATCTTAAAGGAGCTTCTGCGGAGCTACCCGGACGTTCACACCCAGCTTCGGCACGAGAACCCCTTTCAGCTTCTCTGCGCCACCATTTTATCCGCCCAGTGCACCGACAAACAGGTGAACGCCGTCACCCCGGCCCTTTTCGCAAGGTTTAAGAGGCCCCAGGATTTTGCGGACGCGGATATTCTGGAGATCGAGGAGTTCATAAGGCCCACGGGCTTTTTCCACTCCAAGGCGAAAAAGCTGAAGGACTGCGCGGAAAAGCTGATTGCGGTTCACGGCGGGGTTGTGCCGAACGATATGGAGGCCCTTCTGGCCCTTCCGGGAGTGGGCAGGAAGACCGCCAACGTGGTCGACACCCACGTAAAGCGCATCTCGTTCCGGCTTGGGCTCACCGAGAACACCGACCCGGAAAAGATAGAATACGACCTGATGGAGGCGCTCCCGAAAAAGACCTGGATCGATTTTTCCCTCTGGCTCATCTACCACGGGCGCGCCGTCTGCACCGCCCGCAAGCCCAAATGCCCCGACTGCACCCTAAAGTTCGCCTGCCCCAAAAACGGCGTGGAAAACGCCTGA
- the rfaE1 gene encoding D-glycero-beta-D-manno-heptose-7-phosphate kinase encodes MSINLDSFKKSRVLVVGDVMVDEYTWGEVERISPEAPVPVVSVVSETATLGGAGNVAANLAALGARVSVAAVSGTGPAGRVLKRLFSDMGVDTTGVFSDETRPTTRKTRVIAVNQQVVRIDRETRRPITDAQEREIAGFVEGRLKDTDVVLISDYGKGLLTPGLLGRVIGACSKAGKMVIVDPKGRDYERYKGAFAITPNRREAALATGVEISDRASLMVAGANLLSSVGAQWVLVTCGKDGMAAFSNHEPPVFISAEARQVFDVSGAGDTVLAVLGLGLAAGASFSEASRLANTAGGIVVGKVGTATVSVAELATAVKRQ; translated from the coding sequence ATGAGCATCAATCTTGATTCCTTTAAAAAAAGCCGGGTTCTGGTGGTGGGGGACGTGATGGTGGACGAGTACACCTGGGGCGAGGTGGAGCGCATAAGCCCGGAAGCGCCGGTGCCGGTGGTTTCCGTGGTTTCCGAGACGGCCACCCTTGGAGGCGCGGGAAACGTGGCCGCCAACCTCGCGGCCCTTGGGGCCAGGGTATCGGTTGCGGCGGTTTCCGGTACAGGTCCTGCCGGGCGCGTGCTGAAACGCCTTTTTTCGGATATGGGCGTTGACACCACGGGGGTTTTTTCCGACGAAACCCGGCCCACCACGAGAAAAACCCGCGTGATCGCCGTAAACCAGCAGGTTGTGCGCATCGACCGCGAAACCAGGCGGCCCATCACCGATGCCCAGGAAAGGGAAATAGCCGGTTTCGTGGAGGGCCGCCTGAAAGACACCGACGTGGTGCTGATTTCCGACTACGGCAAGGGCCTTCTGACGCCCGGCCTTCTGGGCCGCGTGATCGGGGCCTGCTCCAAGGCGGGAAAAATGGTGATAGTGGACCCCAAGGGCCGGGACTACGAGCGCTACAAGGGGGCCTTCGCCATCACCCCCAACCGAAGGGAGGCCGCCCTTGCAACGGGAGTCGAAATTTCAGACCGGGCAAGCCTCATGGTGGCGGGCGCGAACCTTTTAAGCTCCGTGGGCGCTCAGTGGGTGCTGGTCACCTGCGGAAAAGACGGCATGGCGGCTTTTTCCAACCATGAGCCGCCTGTTTTCATATCCGCCGAAGCTAGGCAGGTTTTCGACGTTTCCGGCGCGGGCGACACGGTTCTTGCGGTCCTCGGCCTGGGGCTCGCCGCCGGAGCCTCCTTTTCCGAGGCATCCCGCCTCGCCAACACGGCAGGCGGAATCGTTGTGGGCAAGGTCGGCACCGCCACGGTGAGCGTCGCCGAACTCGCTACGGCGGTGAAAAGGCAGTGA
- a CDS encoding DNA methylase produces the protein MPDTAIRVFRQAAGEIMKKPPLVLQTTTLWDYPSQHYGEGMQGDKDYVGATPSYVIWNLLCRYTRPDDLVVDPMAGSGTTLDVCADLDRRAKGFDVAPIRRDIVEADARNIPMESNRADFVFVDPPYSTHVDYSDSPDCIGKLAATQSEYYIAMRRVVKEIHRILKPDRFMGLYVCDSFKKGEPFMPIGHGLFSIMCDYFEPVDVVAVVRHNKSLFRNHWHTAAIEGNYFLRGFNHLFIMYKPGPKSRRGEIPDRRDQRETEGHLSARQPRDPRPGNPPPRHRKNRP, from the coding sequence ATGCCTGACACCGCGATTCGCGTTTTTAGACAGGCGGCTGGAGAAATCATGAAAAAGCCGCCTCTGGTGTTACAGACAACAACTTTATGGGACTACCCCTCCCAGCATTACGGCGAAGGAATGCAGGGCGACAAGGACTACGTCGGCGCGACACCCTCCTACGTCATCTGGAACCTTCTTTGCCGATACACCCGCCCCGATGACCTTGTGGTGGACCCCATGGCGGGCTCCGGCACGACTCTCGACGTATGCGCCGACCTTGACCGAAGGGCCAAGGGCTTCGACGTGGCCCCCATCCGCCGGGACATAGTGGAGGCCGACGCCCGGAACATCCCCATGGAGTCAAACCGGGCGGATTTCGTTTTCGTGGACCCGCCCTACTCCACCCATGTCGATTATTCGGACAGCCCCGACTGCATAGGAAAGCTCGCGGCCACCCAATCGGAGTATTATATAGCCATGCGCCGGGTGGTCAAGGAAATCCACCGGATTTTGAAGCCGGACCGTTTCATGGGCCTTTACGTCTGCGATTCGTTCAAAAAGGGCGAGCCCTTCATGCCCATTGGCCACGGGCTTTTTTCCATAATGTGCGATTATTTCGAGCCCGTGGACGTGGTGGCCGTGGTGCGCCACAACAAGAGCCTTTTCCGCAACCACTGGCACACCGCAGCCATTGAGGGAAACTACTTTCTGCGCGGCTTCAACCACCTTTTTATAATGTACAAGCCTGGCCCCAAAAGCCGCCGGGGGGAAATTCCCGACCGCCGGGACCAGCGGGAGACCGAAGGCCACTTAAGCGCCCGCCAGCCCCGCGACCCACGGCCCGGCAATCCCCCGCCCCGCCACCGGAAGAACCGGCCATGA
- a CDS encoding SH3 domain-containing protein: MKTYTNSVSRQAAVIFALVAGLTLFSQGLSTAAERREGDRAPQVMTELDPVRHLEANSHARPGTSAPAESRPAPKSRSAAVKPAPRSNPAPGPEAHGHAPAYAGQGRPSHETAVSRPAPARRHEPAPTARRHEPSHPSRWHEPAPPARWNEPAPQSRWHGPYYASGRHSAHGPAPRHVVRPAPVRRYRGPVHGGVVVSMPRGHARVVHRGNDYYYYNGYFHRRHTAGYIVVAPPIGAVVVSIPVGFRTFVAAGITYFILNDIWYRSVASGYEVVAPPPEAPVYAAPSDDRGILPGDKVRVAVDMLNVRTGPGREYPVVVVIYNNSILEIESGVPDWLFIRLPDGKTGWIMEQYVTLDEPGASG, translated from the coding sequence ATGAAAACATATACGAATTCGGTTTCAAGGCAGGCGGCGGTCATTTTTGCCCTTGTGGCGGGCCTCACCCTCTTCTCCCAGGGGCTTTCCACGGCAGCCGAGCGCCGGGAGGGTGACCGCGCGCCGCAGGTGATGACCGAGCTCGATCCCGTAAGGCACCTGGAAGCCAACAGCCATGCCCGCCCCGGAACGTCCGCTCCGGCTGAGTCCAGGCCCGCGCCGAAGAGCCGCTCGGCAGCGGTCAAGCCCGCGCCCCGGAGCAACCCCGCGCCCGGCCCGGAAGCCCACGGCCATGCGCCTGCCTACGCGGGCCAGGGACGTCCTTCGCACGAAACGGCGGTCAGCAGGCCGGCCCCGGCCAGGAGGCATGAACCCGCCCCCACTGCCAGGAGGCATGAGCCCTCTCATCCGTCAAGGTGGCATGAACCCGCTCCTCCGGCCAGGTGGAATGAGCCTGCCCCGCAGTCCAGATGGCATGGGCCGTACTACGCATCAGGTCGGCATTCTGCCCACGGCCCGGCCCCCAGGCATGTGGTCCGCCCGGCTCCGGTCCGCCGTTATCGCGGTCCTGTTCACGGCGGGGTGGTGGTTTCCATGCCAAGGGGACACGCAAGGGTGGTGCACAGGGGAAATGACTATTACTACTATAACGGTTATTTTCACAGGCGGCACACTGCGGGCTACATCGTGGTTGCGCCCCCCATCGGCGCTGTGGTGGTTTCCATTCCGGTGGGATTTCGCACCTTCGTGGCTGCGGGCATCACCTACTTCATTTTAAACGATATCTGGTACAGGTCGGTGGCCTCCGGCTACGAGGTTGTGGCCCCGCCTCCCGAAGCGCCGGTTTATGCCGCGCCTTCCGATGACCGGGGAATACTTCCGGGCGACAAGGTGAGGGTGGCGGTGGACATGCTGAACGTCCGCACCGGTCCGGGAAGGGAGTATCCGGTGGTGGTGGTGATATACAACAACAGCATCCTGGAGATTGAAAGCGGTGTCCCGGACTGGCTCTTCATCCGCCTGCCCGATGGAAAAACCGGCTGGATCATGGAGCAGTACGTGACTCTGGACGAGCCCGGAGCAAGCGGATAG